From a single Salmo salar chromosome ssa22, Ssal_v3.1, whole genome shotgun sequence genomic region:
- the LOC106583596 gene encoding CD209 antigen-like: protein MSNEIYANVEFDNDNVEDLYTNKETINSHDSRSKTKDVSTKSRPLATNPGTESSERRSTRDAAVCLGLLCVLLLAGIIGMFVYYNGEMGSFEENILVYKTNSSAEQAQLQTKYNAMTKERDQLQVERDDLQAKISVVEQHTQQGWRYYKSSFYWTATDFSPCRYRELREEIHQRCCSVSGLLCVLLLAGIIGLFLYYNKEMGSFEENILVCKTKSSAEQDQFRTRYNAMTKERDQLWVERDNFQAKVSVVEQHTQQRWRYYNSNFYFISTEMKTWEGSREDCVRRGADLVVINSREKYVFIHGLSKETFWIGLTDRVEEGIWKWVDGTALTTGYWGRGQPNNQNGMEEDCAARWSDLSTTDNGWHDAPCNELHFWICEKMA from the exons ATGTCTAATGAAATCTATGCCAATGTAGAGTTTGATAATGACAATGTTGAGGATCTTTATACCAACAAAGAGACCATCAATTCTCATGACTCCAGAAGCAAGACAAAAGACGTCTCCACAAAGAGTAGACCACTGGCTACAAACCCAGGTACTGAGAGCTCAGAAAGGAGATCCACCAGAGAtgctgcagtgtgtctggggctgctgtgtgttctcctactggctgggatcataggcATGTTTGTCTATTATAACGGAGAGATGGGCAGTTTTGAAGAGAACATCTTAGTTTATAAAACCAACTCCTCAGCTGAACAAGCCCAGTTGCAGACCAAGTACAACGCCATGACTAAAGAGAGGGACCAGCTCCAGGTTGAAAGAGACGATCTTCAAGCAAAGATCTCTGtcgtagaacaacacacacaacagGGATGGAGGTATTACAAGTCCAGTTTTTACTGGAcagcgacagatttttcaccttgtcg GTACCGAGAGCTCAGAGAGGAGATCCACCAGAGATGCTGCAGTGTGTcggggctgctgtgtgttctcctactggctgggatcataggcctgtTTCTCTATTATAACAAAGAGATGGGCAGTTTTGAAGAGAACATCTTAGTTTGTAAAACCAAATCCTCAGCTGAACAAGACCAATTCAGGACCAGGTACAACGCCATGACTAAAGAGAGGGACCAACTCTGGGTTGAAAGAGATAATTTTCAAGCAAAGGTCTCTGtggtagaacaacacacacaacagagaTGGAGGTATTACAATTCCAATTTTTACTTCATCTCTACTGAGATGAAAACCTgggaggggagcagagaggaCTGTGTGAGGAGAGGAGCAGATCTGGTGGTCATAAACAGCAGAGAGAAATATGTATTTATCCATGGATTGAGCAAGGAGACGttctggattggtctgactgacaGAGTTGAAGAGGGGATCTGGAAGTGGGTGGACGGCACAGCACTGACCACAGGGTACTGGGGCAGGGGACAGCCTAATAATCAGAACGGAATGGAGGAGGATTGTGCTGCGCGATGGTCCGATCTTTCTACCACAGACAACGGCTGGCATGATGCACCGTGCAACGAATTGCACTTTTGGATATGTGAGAAAATGGCCTAA